Part of the Deltaproteobacteria bacterium genome, ACGCTTTTTGCCTCGGTAGCTTCATTTTTGGTTATTTCTGCGCCAAGTTGGGCACAGACCGGCAAGCTGGAAACTCTGCGCGTATCGTTTGCCAGCTTCGGCGTGATTTACTATCCGCACTTCCTCGCCAAGGAGTTGGGTTACTACCGCGATGAAGGTTTCGATATCGAGATGATCGCCATGCCCGGCGGCTTGGCAACCCAGGCGCTGGTCGCCGGCGATCTCCATTTCAGCACGTCATCAGGGTCATCGCTCAACGCGAGTTTGCGCGGCATCAAACTAAAGGTCGTCTACGTCAATCTCGATCGGCCGCTCTACAAGCTCATGAGCTGGCGCGACGATATTCGCAAAGTGACCGACCTTAAAGGCAAAGGCATCGGTGTGGCTTCGCGCGGCGATACGATGGAGGGCGCGGCCAATCTGCTGCTGCGCAAGTACGGCATGGACCCGCTGCGCGATGTCCAGTGGGTGGCGTTGGGCACCGGCGGTCGAGTGACGTCGCTGGCAGCCAAGACCGTCGACTCGGCGATCTTGGGTTTCGCCGATACGATGCGCATGATAACCCGCGGTTTTCAGGTGCACGAGGTTGCCAACGTCGGCAAAGAAATCAAAATGCTCTACACCGGGTTGGCGACCTCCGAAGACATGGTCGTCAAGCGGCCTGACGTCGTAAAACGTTTCATTCGCGCCACGGTGAAAGGCCGCGAGTTTTTAAAGCGCAATAAAGCGCAGGCGCTGGCGCTGGGGAAAAAATACGACAAGGCACCGGACGACGTGCGCACGGCGGACTATGACGCAACGATGGAGATGATGACCGCCGAGGGCATGGAAGATTTGGAAACACAAAAGTCGGACATCGAGATCGCCAAGCGCATGCTCAATATGCAAAAGGATGTTCCGGCTGAACAAATTTTCGAGTTCCGTTTCACCCGTGAAGTTTACAAAGAGCTGCGCGAGATGGGTTGGGAACGCGCACTGAAAATTGCGAAATAGAGGTAGGGGCAACCGGCGGGTCGCCCCTTTGCCGGAATGAACATCGGTTTATTGCTCCACACCCGTCAACTGATTCGCGCCGAAGACGCGGCGCAGAGCTTCGAGCACCTTTGGGCTGACGCCGCGCAGGCTGAAGAGCTCGGCTTCGATCATATTTGGCTTGGTGACAGCGTCACGGTGTTGGATAAGGCGCG contains:
- a CDS encoding ABC transporter substrate-binding protein, coding for MKPRNLWLTLFASVASFLVISAPSWAQTGKLETLRVSFASFGVIYYPHFLAKELGYYRDEGFDIEMIAMPGGLATQALVAGDLHFSTSSGSSLNASLRGIKLKVVYVNLDRPLYKLMSWRDDIRKVTDLKGKGIGVASRGDTMEGAANLLLRKYGMDPLRDVQWVALGTGGRVTSLAAKTVDSAILGFADTMRMITRGFQVHEVANVGKEIKMLYTGLATSEDMVVKRPDVVKRFIRATVKGREFLKRNKAQALALGKKYDKAPDDVRTADYDATMEMMTAEGMEDLETQKSDIEIAKRMLNMQKDVPAEQIFEFRFTREVYKELREMGWERALKIAK